A window of the Euzebya pacifica genome harbors these coding sequences:
- the hisF gene encoding imidazole glycerol phosphate synthase subunit HisF: MNGLAARVIPCLDVDGGRVVKGVQFVDIRDAGDPVELARVYDAEGADELVFLDITASSDQRETIYDVVAITAEQVFIPLTVGGGVRSVADARRLLRAGADKTAVNSAAVADPTVLSAIADAFGSQCVVAAIDAKRRDPADGASGWEVYVHGGRTATGIDAVEWAAECGRRGAGEILLTSMDRDGSKIGFDTELLRAVDDAVGIPVIASGGAGTIDHMVEGITEGRASAVLAASIFHFGELSIGEVKAGMAAAGVPVRR; encoded by the coding sequence GTGAACGGCCTTGCCGCCCGGGTCATCCCGTGCCTGGACGTCGACGGCGGACGGGTCGTCAAGGGCGTGCAGTTCGTGGACATCCGTGACGCGGGCGACCCGGTGGAGCTGGCCCGGGTCTACGACGCCGAGGGCGCCGACGAGCTGGTCTTCCTCGACATCACCGCGTCCTCCGACCAGCGCGAGACGATCTACGACGTCGTCGCCATCACCGCCGAGCAGGTCTTCATCCCGCTGACCGTCGGCGGTGGGGTGCGGTCGGTGGCCGACGCCCGGCGGCTGCTGCGCGCCGGGGCCGACAAGACCGCGGTCAACTCCGCGGCCGTCGCCGACCCGACGGTGCTGTCGGCCATCGCCGACGCGTTCGGCAGCCAGTGCGTCGTCGCCGCCATCGACGCCAAGCGCCGGGACCCGGCCGATGGGGCGAGCGGGTGGGAGGTGTACGTCCACGGCGGACGCACCGCCACCGGCATCGACGCCGTCGAGTGGGCCGCGGAGTGCGGCCGGCGGGGGGCGGGCGAGATCCTCCTGACCTCCATGGACCGCGACGGCTCCAAGATCGGCTTCGACACCGAGCTGCTGCGCGCCGTCGACGACGCGGTCGGCATCCCCGTCATCGCCAGCGGGGGAGCGGGCACCATCGACCACATGGTGGAGGGCATCACCGAGGGCCGGGCCTCGGCCGTCCTCGCCGCCTCGATCTTCCACTTCGGGGAGCTGTCCATCGGCGAGGTCAAGGCGGGCATGGCCGCCGCTGGTGTGCCCGTGCGCCGTTAG
- a CDS encoding beta strand repeat-containing protein translates to MIDSLDVSVDGTALQASHLTSLVVDNNTAAQERLHSGGDQAIDLFDVPSLALTTDSVSSSNASAPGIDITSTGGSFTVEGTTTVTNNAATAVDIDSGPTTTFGGLVQASGVGGLQLTGGATTLSALGGLQATGTSGMGLDVGNGTTINVAGVGSTASSGTNTAVNILGTIGGVGVTFDSVSTNGGTDGIVLANTGAGAFTVTGGTGNDGGTIQGVSNDGISLTNVGGLVSLDDMTISSTGRHGIRGQDVAGGFEAVRPTLSSIGNADDERGIWLTDPGAVTITDPDLSTIADTAIEVDRTVSTATGEVSITATTPGPHIRTTSAPFSGAGIELTAIGSGAAIAGGRIDGIGMTGIDGPAVRIIADGPLANPASIGTQGSVGSDSTGSFVVNDVTVGSVAPFVGGAAGGIQVTGLDDATMDVDVRNVTVVSENAFAFSTIARDDADVVVELVDSTLAIANPAFGLAAVNAALAGNAGQAPVLHATLRDNIIGVDGQADGAGSVGIAIGGSDSAGTLDAVLTGNEVINPSVSAVRVDRGKAADHIRGTITQTVVSTPQTTPEGGMDIFSTNGSGGAIDLVITDSSLVGRLHGLLAVIDDGAAGCLDVGTNTLTATDLTLGTGADVTVSGGSTLSFPGFSGGDASAYLIGRNTFIDPAPTVSGGPDGSTCATTRIR, encoded by the coding sequence GTGATCGACAGCCTCGACGTCAGCGTCGACGGCACGGCGCTGCAGGCATCCCACCTCACCAGCCTCGTGGTCGACAACAACACCGCCGCACAGGAGCGGCTGCACAGCGGCGGGGACCAGGCCATCGACCTGTTCGACGTCCCCTCGCTTGCCCTGACCACGGACAGCGTGTCCTCCAGCAACGCAAGTGCACCCGGCATCGACATCACGTCCACCGGGGGCTCGTTCACCGTGGAGGGCACCACGACGGTCACCAACAACGCCGCGACCGCGGTCGACATCGACAGCGGTCCGACGACGACCTTCGGTGGGTTGGTGCAGGCGTCGGGCGTCGGCGGTCTGCAGTTGACCGGCGGTGCGACCACGCTGTCGGCGCTCGGTGGCCTGCAGGCCACGGGCACCTCGGGCATGGGCCTGGATGTGGGGAACGGCACGACCATCAATGTGGCCGGCGTCGGGTCGACCGCGTCGTCGGGCACCAACACGGCCGTGAACATCCTCGGCACGATCGGCGGCGTCGGGGTGACCTTCGACAGCGTGTCGACCAACGGCGGTACCGACGGCATCGTGCTGGCCAACACGGGCGCCGGGGCGTTCACCGTGACCGGCGGGACGGGCAACGATGGTGGCACGATCCAGGGTGTCTCCAACGACGGGATCTCGTTGACCAACGTGGGGGGGCTGGTCAGCCTCGACGACATGACGATCAGCAGCACCGGGCGTCATGGCATCCGAGGACAGGACGTGGCCGGTGGGTTCGAGGCGGTCCGGCCGACGCTGTCCTCGATCGGCAACGCTGATGACGAACGGGGCATCTGGTTGACCGATCCGGGTGCGGTGACCATCACCGATCCGGACCTGTCGACGATCGCTGACACGGCGATCGAGGTGGACCGCACCGTCAGCACGGCCACGGGTGAGGTGTCCATCACCGCGACGACGCCTGGACCGCACATCCGCACGACGTCGGCGCCGTTCTCCGGTGCCGGTATCGAGCTGACGGCGATCGGGTCGGGTGCGGCGATCGCTGGTGGCCGGATCGACGGGATCGGCATGACCGGTATCGATGGTCCGGCCGTTCGGATCATCGCCGATGGCCCTCTGGCGAACCCGGCCTCGATCGGGACGCAGGGGTCGGTGGGCAGCGACTCCACAGGGTCGTTCGTGGTCAACGACGTGACCGTCGGCAGCGTTGCGCCGTTCGTCGGTGGTGCTGCGGGCGGGATCCAGGTGACGGGACTGGACGACGCCACGATGGATGTCGATGTCCGCAACGTCACCGTCGTCAGCGAGAACGCCTTCGCGTTCAGCACCATCGCTCGGGACGATGCCGATGTCGTCGTCGAGCTCGTCGACAGCACGCTGGCCATCGCCAACCCGGCCTTCGGTCTGGCGGCGGTGAACGCGGCCCTTGCTGGGAACGCCGGCCAGGCTCCGGTGCTCCACGCGACGCTGAGGGACAACATCATCGGGGTCGACGGGCAGGCCGACGGCGCTGGCTCGGTCGGCATCGCCATCGGTGGCAGCGACAGCGCCGGGACCCTCGATGCCGTCCTGACCGGCAACGAGGTCATCAACCCGAGCGTCTCGGCAGTGCGTGTCGATCGTGGCAAGGCTGCGGATCACATCCGCGGGACGATCACCCAGACGGTCGTGTCCACCCCGCAGACCACTCCCGAGGGTGGAATGGACATCTTCTCGACGAACGGCAGCGGTGGCGCCATCGACCTCGTGATCACCGACAGTTCCCTCGTCGGCCGGCTCCACGGGCTGTTAGCCGTGATCGACGACGGCGCCGCCGGGTGCCTCGACGTCGGCACCAACACCTTGACCGCCACCGACCTCACCCTCGGAACGGGAGCGGATGTCACCGTGTCCGGCGGCTCGACCCTGTCCTTCCCGGGGTTCTCCGGCGGGGATGCCAGCGCCTACCTGATCGGGAGGAACACCTTCATCGACCCTGCACCGACGGTGTCAGGAGGTCCCGATGGCTCCACGTGTGCCACCACCCGCATCCGCTAG
- a CDS encoding alpha/beta fold hydrolase, with amino-acid sequence MRYTLVHSPLVGPTTWSLVATRLRALGHDVAVPSLVDVAARGRWQQVVEAAAAGACDGSGTHVVVGHSGAGPLLPMIAKRISPAPTALVFVDAGVPPASGTADLVPPAFFDHLLGLAVDGRLPRWSDWFGDDVMADLVQDPDVRSAAAAELPQLPLSYFAEAVPVPKGWTRMPCAYLLLSDPYGADLAAAAERGWPVAVEAGKHLDLLNRPEAITASILELVAAAVPATT; translated from the coding sequence ATGCGCTACACACTCGTGCACTCCCCCCTCGTGGGACCCACCACCTGGTCGCTCGTGGCGACCCGTCTGCGTGCGCTCGGCCACGACGTGGCCGTGCCCTCGTTGGTCGACGTGGCGGCGCGGGGGCGCTGGCAGCAGGTCGTGGAGGCGGCTGCCGCGGGTGCGTGCGACGGCAGCGGTACCCACGTCGTGGTGGGCCACAGCGGCGCCGGTCCCCTCCTGCCCATGATCGCCAAGCGGATCTCGCCCGCCCCGACGGCCCTGGTCTTCGTCGACGCGGGTGTGCCACCGGCGTCGGGCACGGCTGACCTGGTTCCCCCGGCGTTCTTCGACCACCTCCTCGGGCTGGCCGTCGACGGCCGGCTGCCCCGGTGGTCGGACTGGTTCGGCGACGACGTCATGGCCGACCTGGTACAGGACCCGGACGTGCGGTCGGCCGCCGCAGCCGAGCTGCCGCAGCTGCCGCTGTCCTACTTCGCCGAGGCCGTCCCCGTGCCGAAGGGCTGGACCCGCATGCCGTGCGCCTACCTGCTGCTGAGCGACCCCTACGGCGCCGACCTGGCCGCGGCGGCGGAGCGCGGATGGCCGGTGGCCGTCGAGGCCGGCAAGCACCTGGACCTGCTCAACCGACCGGAGGCGATCACCGCATCGATCCTCGAGCTGGTGGCCGCCGCAGTTCCGGCGACGACCTAA
- the hisC gene encoding histidinol-phosphate transaminase, which produces MTDRAARRPAVRDDLADLSPYGAPQLDVPVRLNTNETPWAPPPAFTAALADRISAGLDLHRYPDRDAVALRTALAEREGLAPDRVWAANGSNEVHVQLFGAYAGAGRTLLLFRPGYSAHPLLARVTGTTVVTEDLDEDFRLTPEAARAAVEAHRPAIVCVASPNNPTGIPVDPDAVRALHDGFDGLVVLDEAYVELAPDPGEGRALLDELDRLVVVRTFSKAWRMAGLRLGYLLAHDWVVQDLLKVRLPYHLDAITQAAGCIAVELAEDVTAHIADLVTERERLLAALRATDGVTVWPSAGNFLLLRVDRAREVFEAMLASGVLVRDFSTLPRLEGCLRVTVGTPEENDRFLSALKESLR; this is translated from the coding sequence ATGACCGACCGAGCCGCTCGTCGCCCCGCCGTCCGGGACGACCTCGCCGACCTGTCGCCGTACGGCGCCCCCCAGCTGGACGTGCCCGTCAGGCTGAACACCAACGAGACCCCGTGGGCGCCACCGCCGGCGTTCACCGCGGCGCTGGCCGACCGCATCAGCGCTGGCCTGGACCTGCACCGTTACCCCGATCGCGACGCCGTGGCGCTCCGGACCGCGCTCGCCGAGCGCGAGGGCCTTGCCCCCGACCGCGTCTGGGCTGCCAACGGGTCCAACGAGGTCCACGTGCAGCTGTTCGGCGCCTACGCCGGGGCCGGCCGCACCCTGCTGTTGTTCCGGCCCGGCTACTCCGCGCATCCCCTGCTGGCGCGCGTCACCGGGACCACGGTGGTCACCGAGGACCTCGACGAGGACTTCCGGCTGACCCCCGAGGCCGCCCGCGCCGCCGTCGAGGCCCACCGGCCCGCCATCGTCTGCGTGGCCTCGCCCAACAACCCGACGGGCATCCCGGTCGACCCCGACGCCGTCCGCGCGCTGCACGACGGCTTCGACGGCCTGGTCGTGCTCGACGAGGCCTACGTGGAGCTCGCACCCGATCCGGGGGAGGGGCGCGCCCTGCTCGACGAGCTCGACCGGCTCGTCGTCGTCCGCACCTTCTCCAAGGCCTGGCGGATGGCGGGCCTGCGGCTGGGCTACCTGCTGGCCCACGACTGGGTCGTGCAGGACCTGCTGAAGGTCCGCCTGCCCTACCACCTGGACGCCATCACCCAGGCGGCCGGTTGCATCGCGGTGGAGCTGGCCGAGGACGTCACCGCCCACATCGCAGACCTGGTGACCGAACGCGAACGGCTGCTGGCGGCCCTCCGGGCCACCGACGGCGTCACCGTGTGGCCGTCGGCCGGCAACTTCCTGCTGCTCCGGGTCGACCGCGCCCGCGAGGTCTTCGAGGCCATGCTCGCCAGCGGCGTGCTCGTCCGCGACTTCTCCACCCTCCCTCGCCTCGAGGGCTGCCTGCGGGTCACCGTCGGTACCCCCGAGGAGAACGACCGCTTCCTCTCTGCCCTCAAGGAGTCCCTGCGATGA
- the hisH gene encoding imidazole glycerol phosphate synthase subunit HisH — protein sequence MTVTAAVLDYEAGNLRSAEKSLQRVGFETVVTADADRAAEADLVVVPGVGHFGQCVRRFDDAGFAPLIRARVAAEQPVLGICVGMQIMYEGSDEDPGVPGFGFLPGWVRRIPSVTPDGTAVAVPHMGWNVLQARRDDPLLAGIDGERVYFVHSFYADPSDHDHVIAESTYGVPLPAIAREGSVVGTQFHPEKSADVGRQLLANLHDEVSARSTKVPS from the coding sequence GTGACCGTGACCGCAGCCGTCCTCGACTACGAGGCCGGCAACCTGCGGTCGGCGGAGAAGTCGTTGCAGCGCGTCGGCTTCGAGACCGTCGTGACCGCCGACGCCGACCGGGCCGCCGAGGCCGACCTCGTCGTCGTGCCCGGCGTGGGCCACTTCGGCCAGTGCGTCCGCCGCTTCGACGACGCCGGGTTCGCCCCGCTGATCCGTGCCCGCGTGGCCGCCGAGCAGCCGGTGCTGGGCATCTGCGTCGGCATGCAGATCATGTACGAGGGCTCCGACGAGGACCCGGGCGTGCCCGGCTTCGGCTTCCTGCCCGGCTGGGTGCGCCGCATCCCGTCGGTCACCCCCGACGGCACTGCCGTCGCCGTCCCGCACATGGGCTGGAACGTGCTGCAGGCCCGCAGGGACGACCCGCTGCTGGCCGGCATCGACGGCGAGCGCGTGTACTTCGTGCACTCCTTCTACGCCGACCCCAGCGACCACGACCACGTCATCGCCGAGTCCACCTACGGCGTTCCCCTCCCGGCCATCGCCCGCGAGGGCAGCGTCGTCGGCACCCAGTTCCACCCCGAGAAGTCCGCCGACGTCGGCCGGCAGCTGCTGGCCAACCTCCACGACGAGGTCTCGGCCCGATCCACGAAGGTCCCTTCCTGA
- a CDS encoding Ig-like domain-containing protein, whose translation MLAVVMVVGVLTPPSPSHAQESDSRLAEIVVLGGHASVGQEVEDELQDLADVVTRLAGSNRYATAATISREAFPDGASVVYVATGEDFADALAVGPLAVRRNGPILLTRAEELPSETTEELQRLAPDRIVVVGGSAAVGPAVEDALSALAPVERLAGASRSATAVAVSRDSHPDGATEVAIVREDEFADALSAGPLMLSRDGVILLTATDQLPDSTRAELLRLAPDRITVLGGRSAVSANVEADLENLADTVERIAGDTRYETSAEVARSMYPNGGAERALVADGNTYPDALTGISLATGRGGRFAQGGYGGAAPILGALGAVVVIGVIAAGDDEGPTDYWEWNRPTVQDLAVRTDENTPISIQLEGTDPNDDPLVFTVVDHPADATIDLDGDVVLFDPLGTPGTRTFDYIASDWHNDSFPATVTVEVTAVPDPPVNSAPTAQDLSTTTPEDTPVVVTLQATDPDDDAVTFTADSGSHGTVVPGPASDQVTYTPDADVNGLDQFTYTASDGDRSSAPATVSVSVTAQPDPPVAIDGSGTTDEDVPFDGTLTGDDVDGDAITFALDPPDPRVTLDDTTGEFTFVPEPDSNGTQSFSFVSNDGSLTSTRGTVTVEVAPTQDRPTADDRAVTVDEDGQEIILLTGADVDGETLTFEVITPPAHGTLGTIASTGPTSAEVLYTPTADYAGPDSFAFTTDDGIETSTPATVAITVSNRNDPPSVVDSTDSVEEDHTVTVVLSATDIDDDDLVFTIVSGPTHGTLAAIVGNGNGRTATVDYTPDPDYAGPDAFTYKASDPTSDSATNATISLTVTPVNDPPSAADDAFDAFGNTELVVTADLGSGPALRGPGVRVQGSLLDNDDDPVEGDTLSVVPVADSPTTGGGSVTITADGSFAYVPDAGETARTDTFTYTVDDGGTANNTATATVTIYLLDMIWYVDNRVDPGGDGRSHSPLDTIPPTLGGRGDIIHVMGTGTPYGSSGIGLADDQWLIGSGVPLVVGAPDLGVANVTLVPAGDTPVITSTAAGITLAQDNTVQGLEIGDTAGPGLVGAGFGTLAMSDVRITGTGAAVDLAGGRLADLPIGDSHIDEVAVVTGSTADRGIETDALDGPFRLGAVDIAGPGTACGSSARPGARARS comes from the coding sequence ATGCTGGCGGTGGTGATGGTGGTCGGCGTCCTGACGCCGCCGAGCCCGTCGCATGCACAGGAATCCGATTCCCGACTGGCCGAGATCGTCGTGCTCGGGGGGCATGCGTCGGTCGGTCAAGAAGTGGAGGACGAGCTACAGGACCTGGCCGACGTCGTCACCAGGTTGGCGGGGTCGAACCGGTACGCCACGGCAGCGACCATCTCCAGGGAGGCGTTCCCCGACGGCGCCTCCGTCGTGTACGTCGCGACCGGTGAGGACTTCGCCGACGCCCTTGCGGTGGGTCCCCTCGCGGTCCGGCGCAACGGGCCGATCCTGCTGACGCGTGCGGAGGAGCTGCCCTCGGAGACGACCGAGGAGCTGCAGCGGCTTGCACCCGACCGCATCGTCGTGGTTGGTGGATCGGCAGCCGTCGGGCCAGCCGTGGAGGACGCCCTGTCCGCCCTCGCCCCGGTCGAGCGCTTGGCCGGGGCGTCGAGGTCAGCGACCGCCGTGGCCGTGTCGCGCGACTCCCACCCCGACGGGGCAACGGAGGTGGCGATCGTGCGCGAGGACGAGTTCGCCGATGCCCTGTCCGCAGGCCCGCTGATGCTCAGCCGAGACGGCGTGATCCTGCTGACGGCCACCGATCAGCTTCCGGACTCCACCCGAGCCGAGCTGCTGCGGCTCGCCCCGGACCGGATCACCGTCCTTGGCGGGCGCTCAGCGGTCAGCGCCAACGTCGAGGCCGACCTGGAGAACCTGGCGGACACCGTCGAACGGATCGCGGGGGACACGCGCTACGAGACCAGCGCCGAGGTCGCCCGGAGCATGTATCCCAACGGTGGCGCGGAGCGCGCACTCGTCGCAGACGGGAACACCTACCCGGATGCGCTCACCGGCATCTCGCTCGCGACGGGGCGGGGCGGGCGCTTCGCCCAGGGGGGCTACGGCGGGGCCGCCCCCATTTTGGGGGCCCTCGGGGCAGTCGTCGTCATCGGCGTCATCGCCGCGGGCGATGATGAGGGCCCGACCGACTACTGGGAATGGAACCGGCCAACGGTGCAGGATCTGGCCGTCCGCACCGACGAGAACACGCCGATCTCCATCCAGCTGGAGGGAACGGACCCCAACGACGATCCCCTCGTGTTCACGGTCGTCGACCATCCAGCCGACGCCACGATCGACCTCGATGGTGACGTGGTCCTCTTCGATCCCCTGGGAACGCCGGGCACCCGAACCTTCGACTACATCGCCTCGGATTGGCACAACGACTCGTTTCCCGCCACCGTCACCGTCGAGGTGACCGCCGTGCCCGACCCGCCCGTCAACTCGGCCCCAACCGCACAGGACCTCAGCACGACCACCCCGGAGGACACCCCGGTCGTGGTCACGCTGCAGGCCACGGACCCCGACGACGACGCGGTGACGTTCACCGCCGACTCCGGCTCCCACGGCACGGTCGTCCCGGGGCCGGCATCCGACCAGGTCACCTACACCCCGGACGCCGACGTCAACGGCCTCGACCAGTTCACCTACACCGCATCGGATGGTGACCGGTCCAGCGCACCCGCCACGGTGTCGGTGTCGGTGACGGCACAGCCCGATCCGCCGGTGGCCATCGACGGCAGCGGCACCACCGACGAGGACGTCCCCTTCGACGGCACCCTGACCGGCGACGACGTCGATGGCGACGCGATCACCTTCGCACTCGACCCGCCGGACCCCCGCGTCACCCTGGACGACACGACGGGCGAGTTCACCTTCGTGCCCGAGCCGGACAGCAACGGCACCCAGTCCTTCTCGTTCGTCAGCAACGACGGCAGCCTGACCTCCACCCGGGGCACCGTCACCGTCGAGGTCGCACCGACCCAGGACCGTCCCACCGCCGACGACCGGGCCGTCACCGTGGACGAGGACGGCCAGGAGATCATCCTGCTGACCGGCGCCGACGTCGACGGCGAAACCCTGACCTTCGAGGTCATCACCCCACCTGCCCACGGAACCCTGGGCACGATCGCCTCGACCGGTCCGACCAGCGCCGAGGTCCTCTACACCCCGACCGCGGACTACGCCGGACCCGACAGCTTCGCGTTCACCACCGATGACGGCATCGAGACCTCGACGCCCGCGACCGTGGCCATCACGGTCAGCAACCGCAACGACCCACCCTCGGTGGTCGACAGCACAGATTCGGTGGAGGAGGACCACACCGTCACCGTCGTCCTGTCCGCGACCGACATCGACGACGACGACCTCGTGTTCACCATCGTGTCCGGACCGACGCACGGGACGCTCGCAGCCATCGTCGGCAACGGCAACGGTCGGACCGCCACCGTGGACTACACGCCCGACCCCGACTACGCCGGCCCCGATGCCTTCACCTACAAGGCCAGCGACCCCACCAGCGACTCCGCGACCAACGCCACGATTTCCCTCACCGTCACACCCGTGAACGACCCGCCGAGCGCCGCTGACGACGCCTTCGACGCCTTCGGCAACACCGAGCTGGTCGTCACCGCCGACCTCGGCAGCGGGCCAGCGTTGCGCGGACCGGGTGTTCGCGTCCAGGGCAGCCTGCTGGACAACGACGACGACCCGGTCGAGGGCGACACCCTGTCGGTCGTGCCCGTCGCCGACAGCCCGACCACCGGCGGCGGGTCGGTCACCATCACCGCCGACGGCTCGTTCGCCTACGTCCCGGACGCGGGAGAGACCGCTCGAACAGACACGTTCACCTACACCGTCGACGACGGTGGCACCGCCAACAACACGGCCACCGCTACCGTCACCATCTACCTCCTCGACATGATCTGGTACGTGGACAACCGCGTCGACCCCGGTGGGGACGGCCGTTCGCACAGCCCCCTGGACACGATCCCACCCACGCTGGGCGGTCGAGGCGACATCATCCATGTGATGGGCACCGGCACGCCGTACGGCAGCTCGGGGATCGGCCTTGCCGACGACCAGTGGCTGATCGGCTCCGGCGTTCCCCTTGTCGTCGGTGCCCCCGACCTTGGGGTGGCCAACGTCACGCTGGTCCCGGCAGGGGACACGCCGGTGATCACGAGCACGGCTGCCGGTATCACCCTGGCGCAGGACAACACCGTGCAGGGCCTCGAGATCGGCGACACCGCAGGGCCCGGACTCGTCGGGGCCGGATTCGGGACCCTTGCGATGTCCGACGTCCGCATCACCGGCACCGGCGCCGCAGTCGATCTCGCCGGTGGGCGGTTGGCCGACCTGCCGATTGGCGACAGCCACATCGACGAGGTGGCTGTCGTCACCGGTTCGACCGCCGACCGCGGCATCGAGACCGACGCGCTGGACGGTCCGTTCCGCCTCGGCGCCGTTGACATCGCGGGTCCGGGCACGGCCTGCGGTTCCTCGGCGCGACCGGGGGCTCGAGCTCGGTCGTGA
- the hisB gene encoding imidazoleglycerol-phosphate dehydratase HisB, with amino-acid sequence MTRIGRVERTTKETTIIVEVDLDGGGKVEVSTGVPFFDHMLDQLGRHGRLDLTVRADGDTEIDDHHTVEDVGIALGQALAEAWGDRAGVERFGDATVPIDECLTRTAVDLAGRPYLVWDAPVPLEVIGTFETSLVKHFFEAVIANSRMTLHVKLLETGNTHHVFESVFKSFAVALRRAVAVTAPGAAVPSTKGVLQ; translated from the coding sequence ATGACCCGCATCGGTCGCGTCGAACGAACCACCAAGGAGACCACCATCATCGTCGAGGTCGACCTCGACGGCGGGGGCAAGGTCGAGGTGTCCACGGGCGTGCCCTTCTTCGACCACATGCTGGACCAGCTCGGTCGCCACGGCCGGCTGGACCTGACCGTGCGCGCCGACGGTGACACCGAGATCGACGACCACCACACCGTCGAGGACGTCGGCATCGCGCTGGGGCAGGCCCTCGCGGAGGCCTGGGGGGACCGCGCGGGCGTCGAACGCTTCGGCGACGCGACCGTGCCGATCGACGAGTGCCTGACCCGCACCGCCGTCGACCTCGCCGGACGGCCCTACCTGGTGTGGGACGCCCCCGTGCCGCTGGAGGTCATCGGGACCTTCGAGACGTCGCTGGTCAAGCACTTCTTCGAGGCGGTCATCGCCAACTCCCGGATGACGCTGCACGTCAAGCTGCTGGAGACCGGCAACACCCACCACGTCTTCGAATCGGTGTTCAAGTCCTTCGCCGTGGCCCTGCGCCGCGCCGTGGCCGTCACCGCCCCGGGCGCGGCGGTCCCGAGCACCAAGGGAGTGCTGCAGTAG
- the hisA gene encoding 1-(5-phosphoribosyl)-5-[(5-phosphoribosylamino)methylideneamino]imidazole-4-carboxamide isomerase, which translates to MPLTLFPAVDIKDGRAVRLTQGKADAETVYDADPVAAAKRFADEGAEWLHVVDLDAAFTGEPRNRHLVADIVEATGVPVQASGGVRTIDDLDAAIGFGASRVVIGTMALEQPEFVRQALDAHGDKVAIGLDADGTTLKARGWVTEGGDLFDALAMFTEMGVARFVFTDIGRDGMLTGPNVERLVEVAEATTARVTASGGVSSLEDLKVLSTAHERVDAAIVGKALYADRFTLTEALELTRA; encoded by the coding sequence ATGCCCCTCACCCTGTTCCCGGCCGTCGACATCAAGGACGGCCGCGCCGTCCGCCTGACCCAGGGCAAGGCCGATGCCGAGACCGTCTACGACGCCGACCCGGTCGCGGCCGCCAAGCGGTTCGCCGACGAGGGTGCCGAGTGGCTGCATGTCGTCGACCTCGACGCCGCCTTCACCGGTGAACCGCGCAACCGCCACCTGGTGGCCGACATCGTCGAGGCCACGGGAGTGCCCGTGCAGGCCTCCGGCGGGGTGCGGACCATCGACGACCTCGACGCCGCCATCGGCTTCGGTGCCTCCCGCGTGGTCATCGGCACGATGGCCCTGGAGCAGCCCGAGTTCGTCCGGCAGGCGCTGGACGCCCACGGGGACAAGGTCGCCATCGGCCTCGACGCCGACGGCACGACCCTCAAGGCCCGCGGCTGGGTCACCGAGGGCGGCGACCTCTTCGATGCCCTTGCCATGTTCACCGAGATGGGGGTCGCCCGGTTCGTCTTCACCGACATCGGCCGCGACGGCATGCTGACCGGCCCCAACGTCGAACGCCTCGTCGAGGTGGCCGAGGCCACCACCGCCCGCGTGACCGCGTCAGGAGGCGTGTCGTCGCTGGAGGACCTGAAGGTGCTCAGCACCGCCCACGAGCGGGTCGACGCGGCCATCGTGGGCAAGGCCCTGTACGCCGACCGCTTCACGCTGACCGAGGCCCTGGAGCTGACGCGGGCGTGA